The genomic region TCGGCGACGGCGACCTGCCGCCGGAGGAGAAGCTGCGCCGGCTGGAGCAGACCCGGGCCGCGCTGCACCGGCTGCCCGCCGACGGCGGCGGCGACCCGGTCCTCACCGCGCTCGGGCACGCCGCGACCCGGATGCCGATCCCGCTGGCCGCCTTCGACGAACTCGTCGACGGCTGCGCGGCCGACGTCACCGGCCGCCGGTACGAGACCTTCGAGGACCTGCACTGGTACTGCCGCTGCGTGGCCGGCTCGATCGGTCGGCTCTCCCTCGGCGTCTTCGGCACCGCCGAGTCCGGCGTGGCGGCCCCGCTGGCCGACGCGCTCGGCGTCGCCCTGCAACTCACCAACATCCTGCGCGATCTCGTCGAGGACCGCGTCGACGGGCGGATCTACCTGCCCGCCGAGGACCTGGCGCGGTTCGGCTGCGCGCTGGAGTTGGGCGACGGTGGCTTCACCGATCCGCCCGAGCGGCTGACCGACCTGGTCCGCTTCGAGGCGGCCCGGGCGGCCCGCTGGTACGACACCGGTCTTCGGCTGCTGCCGCTGCTCGACCGGCGCAGCGCCGCCTGCACCGCGGCGATGGCCGGCATCTACCGCCGGCTGCTCGCCCGGATCGCGGCCGAGCCCCTCGCGGTCACCCGCGGACGGGTGTCGTTGCCCGCCTCCGAGAAGGCCTGGGTGGCGGCCCGGGCACTGGTCGGGCGATCCGCATGACCGGGCCGACAGCTCCGCCGGGCGGCGGCGGTGTGTGCGTCATCGGCGGCGGGCTGGCCGGCATCACCGCGGCGATCCGCCTCGCCGACCTCGGCCTTCCGGTGACCCTGCTGGAGAGCCGGCCCGAACTCGGCGGTGCCACCTACTCGTTCCGCCGGCACGGGCTGACCGTGGACACCGGGCAGCACGTCTTCCTGCGCTGCTACCACGCGTACCGGGGCCTGCTGGACCGGCTCGGCACCACCGCCGGCACGGACCTGCAACCGCGGTTCTCGGTGCCGGTGGTGCTTCCCGGCCGGCCGCCGCACCTGCTGGCCCGCCGCCGGCTGCCCGCGCCGGCGCACCTGCTGCCCGCCCTGGCCGGCTACCGGCTGCTCAGCCCCGGCGAGCGGCTCGCCGCCGTCCGCGCCTGTGCCGCGCTGCGGCACGTCGACCCGGACGCGCCGGCCACCGACCGGATCGCCTTCGGTGACTGGCTCGCCGCGCACGGCCAGAGCGAGCGCGCGGTGCGCCGGCTCTGGGACCTGATCACCGTGGCGGCGTTGAACCTGCCCAGCACACAGGCGTCGCTGGCCCTGGCCGCCCGGGTGTTCCGCACCGGTCTGCTCGAGGCGGCCGACGCCGGCGACATCGGCCGCCCCCTGGTGCCCCTGGTCGACCTGCACGCGGTCGCCGCCCGGCGGGTGCTGGACCGGCTCGGTGCCCGGGTGCACATCCGGACCCGGGTCCGGTGGATCCACCCGGAGCCCGGCGGTTTCCGCGTCGGGGTGGGCGGCGGCGAACTCGCCGCGGACGCGGTCGTGCTGGCGGTGCCCCACCAGACCGCGGCCGCGCTGGTGCCCCCGCCCGCCGCGCCGGACGCGGGCGTCTGGCACCGGTTGGGCGCGGCCCCGATCGTCAACGTGCACCTGCGCTACGCCCGCCGGATCACCCGGCTGACCATGGCCGCCGCGGTGGACTCCGCGGCACAGTGGATCTTCGACCGGTCGGCGCCGGACGCCGGCGACGAGCAGCACCTGGTGGTGTCGCTGTCGGCCGCCGACGCCGAGATCGACCGCCCGGCCGCCGAACTGGTGGCGGCACAGCGCCACGCGCTGGCCGAGCTGTTCCCCGCCGCCCGCCACACCCCGGTACGCGACGCGTTCGTCAGCCGGGAACCGCGGGCGACCTTCCGGCAGGCCCCCGGCACCCGGGCGTACCGGCCGGCTCCGACCACTCGCCTGCCCGGGCTGGTACTGGCTGGCGCTTGGACCGACACCGGATGGCCGGACACGATGGAGGGCGCGGTACGCAGCGGCCAGGAGGCCGCCGACATCCTCGCCCGGCAGCTCGTGTCCCGGCCCCGACACCACACGGAGGCCGCACGATGACCGTTGTACGCAGCCGCAGCAGCGACCAGATCCAGACTCACGTCGAGCCGGCGATCCGGGTCCTCCTCGACCGTCTGGACGCGGGCAACCGGCTGGTCGCCGGCTACCAGCTCGGCTACTGGGACGCCGACGGGTCACCCGCCGCCAACCAGGGCAAGGGCCTGCGTCCGGCGCTGGCGCTGCTGTCGGCCCGGGCCGCGGGCGCCGACGTCGGGGCGGGCGTGCCGGCCGCCGCCGCCGTCGAGCTGGCGCACAACTTCTCGCTGCTGCACGACGACGTCATGGACGGCGACACCGAGCGACGCCACCGGCCGACCGCGTGGACGGTGTTCGGCGTGGGTCCGGCGATCCTCGCCGGCGACGCGCTCATCGGGCTCGCGTACGAGGCGCTGGTCGAGCAGCCCGGCGGCCACCCGGCGGCGCAGCGGCTCGCCCACGACGTACGGGCGCTGATCGCCGGCCAGATGGCCGACCTCACCTTCGAGCGGCGCGACGACGTCACCCTCGACGAGTGCCTGACCATGGCGGGAAACAAGACGGCCGCCCTGCTGGCCGGGTCGTGCGCGCTCGGCGCGCTGCTCTGCGGCGCACCGGCCGCGCTCGTCGACGGCCTGTCCCGGTTCGGCTTCCACCTGGGACTGGCCTTCCAGCTCGTCGACGACGTGCTCGGCATCTGGGGAGACCCGCGGCGCACTGGCAAGCCGGTCGGGTCGGACCTGCGCGCCCGCAAGCGCAGCATCCCGGTCGTCCGGGCGCTGAGCGGCGGTGACGCCGCGGGCGCGGCCCTGGCCGAGCTCTACCGCGCGCCGGCACCGCTCGGCGACGACGACGTCGCCCGGGCGAGCGCACTGGTCGAGGAGACCGGCGCCCGCGACTGGACGCAGCAGCGGGCCTGGCAGGAGACCGAACGGGCCCGGGCCGAGCTGGACGCGCTGGAGCTGCCGGACGACGTACGCGGCGAACTCGCCGACGTGGCCGACTTCATCACCGGGCGGGACCACTGATGACCGAGCTGCTGTCCCCGAAGACCGCCACGACCGCCGACGCCGGGCGGGCCGTCGGCCCGGACGGGTCCGACGCGTCCTGGGCGGCGCTACGCCGGGCCCGGGACCACCTGCTCGACCTCCAGGACGAGGCCGGCTGGTGGAAGGGCGAGCTGGCCACCAACGTCACCATGGACGCCGAGGACCTGATGCTACGGCAGTTCCTCGGCATCCGGACCGCTGAGCAGACCGAAGAGACGGCCCGCTGGATCCGCTCCCAGCAGCGCCCGGACGGCTCGTGGGCCACCTTCCACGGCGGTCCGGGCGACCTCTCCACCACGATCGAGGCGTACCTGGCGCTGCGGCTGGCGGGCGACGAGCTGGAGGCGACGCACATGGCGAGCGCCGCCGCGTTCGTCCGCGCGCACGGCGGACTCGCCGCGAGCCGGGTGTTCACCCGGTTCTGGCTGGCCCTGTTCGGCCACTGGCCGTGGTCCCGGCTGCCCGCCGTCCCGCCCGAGCTGGTCCTGCTGCCGTCGTGGGTCCCGTTCAACGTCTACGACTTCGCCTGCTGGGCCCGGCAGACCATCGTCCCGCTGTCCATCGTCCGCGCGCTGCGCCCGGTGCGGTCGCTCGGCTTCGACGTCGACGAGCTGCGCACCGCCGCGCCGCCGTCCCGGCCACCCCGGCTGCGCACCCGGCCCGGCCTGCTGTACCGGTTGGACCGGATGGCCAGCGGGTACGAGCGCGTCGCCCGCGGGCCGGTACGCCGGCACGCGCTGCGCCGCGCCGCCGAGTGGATCGTGGCCCGCCAGGAGGCCGACGGGTCCTGGGGCGGGATCCAGCCACCCTGGGTCTACTCGCTGATGGCGCTGCACCTGCTCGGCTACCCGCTCGACCACCCGGTGCTGCGGGCCGGGCTGGCCGGCCTGGAACGGTTCACCGTGCGGGAGGAGACCCCGGACGGCCCGGTCCGCCGGTTGGAGGCGTGCCAGTCCCCGGTCTGGGACACCGCGCTCGCCGTCATCGCGCTCTCCGACGCCGGACTGCCGCCCGGCCATCCCGCCCTGGACCGGGCCGGCCGGTGGCTGCTCGACGAGGAGATCCGCATCCGCGGTGACTGGGCCGTACGCCGGCCGAACACGCCGGTGGGCGGCTGGGCCTTCGAGTTCGACAACGACGGGTACGCCGACACCGACGACACCGCCGAGGTGATCATGGCGTTGCGGCGGACCGGCGTGCCGGCCGAGGGCGCGGTGCTGCGGGCCACCCGCTGGATGCTCGGCATGCAGTGCCGCGACGGCGGGTGGGCCGCGTTCGACGCCGACAACACCCGGGCGATCCTCGGCGACCTGCCGTTCTGCGACTTCGGCGAGGTCATCGACCCGCCCAGCGCCGACGTCACCGCGCACATCGTCGAGGCGCTGGCCGCGGAGAACTTCGGCGGCACCGCGGCGGTGCGCCGCGGCGTGCACTGGCTGCTGCGCCACCAGGAGCCGGACGGGTCCTGGTTCGGCCGGTGGGGCGCCAACCACGTGTACGGCACCGGCGCGGTCGTCCCCGCCCTGGTGGCCGCCGGTGTGCGGCCCGGCCACCCGGCGATCCGGCGGGCCGTCGAGTGGTTGCTGGCGCACCAGAACGCGGACGGCGGCTGGGGCGAGGACCTGCGCTCCTACCGCGATCCGGCCTGGATCGGGCGGGGCGAGTCCACGGCGTCGCAGACCGCCTGGGCGCTGCTCGCGCTGCACGCCGCCGGCCACGGGTCGGGGGAGCCGGCCGGCCGGGCGGTGACCTGGCTGGTCGACACCCAACGGCCGGACGGTGGCTGGGACGAGCCGCAGTTCACCGGCACCGGCTTTCCCGGCGACTTCTACATCAACTACGGGCTGTACCGACTGGTGTTCCCGATCAGCGCGCTCGCCCGGATCCTCGGCGCGCGGGGCGGTGAGGTCGTGGCCACGGTGCCCGGCATCGAGGCCACGGTGACCCGGTGATCCGGCCCGCCGTCCCGAACGACCCGGCGTGGACGCTGTACGCGCCCATGCGGCCGGAGGCGTCGGCGTTGCGGCGCGGGCTGGGCGACACCGACCCGTACGGGCGGCTGACCCTGTGCCGGACCGGGACCGGGCCTCGACGGGCCCGCTCGGCCGCCGCCCGGCGCCCGGCCGGGACCGGCCCGGTCGCGGTCGCCGGCATCGGCGGCGGGCTCGCGCCCGGGCTGGCCACGGGTGACGTGGTGGTGGCCAGCGTGGTGCGCGCCGACCCGCTGGCCCTCGACGCCCCGCAGGGCGAGGTGCGGATGCCCGACGCCGACCTGCTCGCCGCCGTGCTGCGCCGCCGTGGCCTGCGGGTGCACGTGGGGCCGGTGGTCAGCACGGACCGGCTGGCCGACGGCGGCGCCCGGGACCGGCTGGCCGCGACCGGCGCCCTCGTCGCCGACCTCGAATCGGCCTGGCTGCTGGCCGGCTGCGCCGGCCGCCCGACGGCCTGCGTGCGGGTGGTCGCGGACACGGCGGCCGGCTCGCTGTACCGGCCGACCACCCTCGGCCGGGTCCGCGCCGCGCTGCGGGTGCTGCCGGTGGTGGCGGCCGCGCTCACCGAGTGGGCCGAGGTGGCCGGCAGCGTGCACCACGTGCTGCTCGCCTCCCCCCGGTCGTTCTGTGCCGGGGTGGAGCGGGCGATCGCGGTGGTGGAACAGGCGCTGGACCGGCACGGACCGCCGGTGTACGTCCGCAAGCAGATCGTGCACAACGCCCGGGTGGTGGCCGACCTCCAGGCCCGCGGCGCGGTGTTCGTGGACGAACTGGACGAGGTCCCCGACGGCGCTCCCACCGTCTTCTCCGCGCACGGCGTGTCGCCGGCGGTCCGACAGGAGGCCACCGAGCGGCGGCTGCCGGTCATCGACGCCACCTGCCCACTGGTCACCAAGGTGCACGCCGAGGCGCGCCGGTTCGCCGGGCGGGGCGACACGGTGCTGCTCGTCGGGCACGAGGGCCACGAGGAGACCGACGGCACGCTGGGCGAGGCGCCCGGGCGGATCCGGCTGGTGCCGGACCCGGCCGCGGCCGAGACCGTGCAGGTCGACGACCCGTCGCGGGTGTCGTACCTGGTCCAGACCACGCTCGCCGTGGACGAGGCGGCGGGGATCCTGGACACCCTGCGTCGGCGCTTTCCGGCGCTGGCCGGGCCCGCTTCGGACGACATCTGCTACGCCACCACCAACCGGCAGCGGGCGATCACGGCCGTCGCCGCCCGCGCCGACCTGGTCCTGGTGGTCGGCTCGGCCAACTCCTCCAACTCCCGTCGGCTGGTGGAGGTCGCCGAGCGCGCGGGGGCGCGCGCGCATCTGGTGGACGACGTGAGCGGCATCGACCTGCGCTGGCTGGCCGGCGCGGCGACGGTCGGGGTCACGGCCGGCGCGTCGGCGCCGCCGGATCTGGTCGACGAGGTGGTCGCCGCGCTGACCGCACTCGGCGCGAGGGAGGTGAGCGAGCACACCGCTGCCGTGGAGGACGTGGTTTTCACCCTGCCGAAGGAGGTACGGCCGTGAGTATGCCGTTGCGTCAGAGCCTGCGGGTCGCCAGTTACCTGGCCGGCCAGAAGATACGCCGGCGGAAGCGGTTCCCGCTGCTGCTGGAGCTGGAGCCGCTGTTCGCCTGCAACCTGAAGTGCGCGGGCTGCGGCAAGATCCAGCAGCCGGCGAACCTGCTCAAGCGTCGGATGCCCGTGGAGCAGGCCCTCGCCGCGGTGGAGGAGTGCGGCGCGCCGATGGTCTCGATCGCCGGTGGCGAACCGCTCATGCACCCGGAGATCGACAAGCTGGTCGCCGAGCTGGTCCGGCGCAAGAAGTACGTCTTCCTCTGCACCAACGCCGTCCTGCTGCCGAAGAAGATCGACAAGTTCCGCCCGTCGCCGTACTTCGCGTTCACCGTCCACATCGACGGGCTGCGCGAGCGGCACGACGCGTCGGTGTGCAAGGACGGCGTCTTCGACGCCGCGGTGGAGGCGGTGCGCGACGCCAAGCGGCGCGGGTTCCGGGTCACCACCAACACCACGTTCTTTAACACCGACACGCCGCAGACCATCATCGAGGTCCTCGACTACCTCAACGACGACCTGGGCGTGGACGAGATGATGCTCTCCCCGGCGTACGCCTACGAGAAGGCGCCGGACCAGGAGCACTTCCTCGGGGTGACGGAGACCCGGGAGCTGTTCCGCAAGGCCTTCTCCGGCGGTCGGCGGGCCCGCTGGCGGTTGAACCACTCGCCGCTCTTCCTCGACTTCCTGGAGGGGAAGGTGGACTTCCCCTGCACCGCCTGGGCCATCCCGTCGTACTCGCTGCTGGGCTGGCAGAAACCCTGTTACCTGATGTCCGACGGGTACGCGTCGAGCTACCGGGAGTTGGTCGAGCAGACCGACTGGGACAGCTACGGCCGGGGCCGCGACGAGCGCTGCGCCAACTGCATGGCGCACTGCGGGTACGAGCCGACCGCGGTGCTGGCCACCATGTCCTCGCTGCGCGAGACGATGCGGGCGGCGCGACTCAACTAGACGGGTCGCACGCGAGGGTGTTGAGGTCGGCCGTCGCACACCGACCCTCGACACGCTCCGCCCCGGCCCTTCGACGCGGGTGGGGCGCCACCAGCCGGAACCGGCCGGCCGGCGGGCGGTCGTGGCGGTTCACCCGAACCGGCTGGCGAGCCGGCGGTACACCGCGGGCAGCACTCCGCGTACCGCCACCGGCAGGCGCAGCCAGCCCGGCACGTAGACCTCGGCGCGGTCGCGGAGGATGGCGTCGGCCAGCGCGTCCGCCACCCGCTCCGGCGCCAGCGGACGGGGGATGCGGCGTCGGTACGGCTGGCCCCGGCGGGCGAAGAACGGGGTGTCGACGACTCCGGGCACCACCATGCTGACCGCCACGTGGCGGGAGGCCAACTCCAGCCGCAGGCTCTGCGCGAAGGCGTCCAGGCCGGCCTTGGTGGCCGCGTAGACCGCTTCGCCGTCCACCCCCAGCCGGCCGGCGATCGACCCCACGAACACCAGATGGCCGCCGCGGTGACACATACTGGGCAACAGTGCCCGGGTCAGCTCGATCGGTGCCCGCAGGTTCACCGCGAGCAACTCGTCGGCGAGCGGGTCGGCCATCCCGCCGAACGGTCCGGCCCAGCCCAGGCCGGCGTTGTTGACCAGCACGTCCACCCGGGCATGTCGGGCCAGAGCCCGCTCGGCCAACTCCCGCCCGGCGTGCGGCCGGCTCAGGTCGGTCAGCAGGGTGGTGGCGCCGGTCTCCGAGGCGAGCCGGTCGAGCCGGGCGGCGTCCCGTCCGGCGGCGACGACGTGGCTCCCGTCCCGGGCGAGCCGCCGCACCACCGCCGCCCCGATCCCCGACGAGGCGCCGGTCACCAGCACCACCGCGCCGGTCAGGCGCACCGCGGCACCCGGGGTGGTACGGCTCCCGGCAGCGGCTGGCCGGACGTGTCCACGATTCCACCGGTCGTACCGGCCTCGCGCGGCACCCGATCGGCCGGGCCGTCCCGGACGGGAACGCCGGCACCCGGGCCGCCGTCGAGCCGGGCACCGGCGGACCCGGTCCGCCCGTCCGGGGCGCCGTCGACGTCGGCGAGCAGCCCGGCGAGACCGGCCCGCAGCGCCGTGACGAAGGCCTCACCGACGTCCGCGAGCGCCTCGTTGAGCAGCATCCCGACCTCGAAACCGCTCCCGCGGCGCAACAGGGCGATGCCGATGTGCACCCCCTCGGCGAGGGCGACCACCGGGGCGGCCGACCGGATCGGGGCGCCGCTGAGCAGCCGTGCCTGGAACAGCGCCGGCACGTACGAGACCACCAGGTTGAGGCGGCGGCTGGTGTAGACCCGCCGGGCGAACGCGGCGTGCACCGGCGCGGGCAGAGCGCCCATCGCCCGCATCACCAGGCCGGCCGCCTCCGGTTCGCCGCTGCTCAGCGCGGCGCGCATCGCCCGGCGCACCGCGGCGATCCGGTCCGGCGCGGGCGCCGGCCGCAGCGGAAGGTCGAGGGTGACCGCGCCGGTCCAGTTGCCCTGGGTGGGCGCCCGTCGGCGCGGATCGCGGGAGACCGCGAACATCGCCCGCAACCGGTCCGGGGCCGGGGCCGGGTGCGCCGAGGCCAGCGCGCCGGCGGTGAGCGCGAGCATCAGCTCGCTGGAGTGTGCCTGGCAGGCGCGGGCGGCGCGCAGCACGTCGGCGGCCGGCAGGGTCGCGGTGAGCAGACGCCGTCGCGGCGAGTCGATGCGGCGGTTGAGCGGCGTGCGCGGCGCGGCGCCCTGGGTGGCCAGCCGGGCCAGTCCCCGTACGGTCCGCCCGACGCGACGGGCCGCGTCCCGGGTCCGGTCGAGCCCACCCCGTCCGGGGTCGGTCTCCGGCCGGCTCGCGGGAGCTCCGGCGGCCGCGGTACGGCCCCCAGTGGCGCCGCCCGGTCCGGGTTCCGCCGCCC from Micromonospora sp. WMMD812 harbors:
- the hpnD gene encoding presqualene diphosphate synthase HpnD encodes the protein MTATVGVEAAYRRCEDITRSQAANFAYGIRLLPGAKRRALSAIYATARRVDDIGDGDLPPEEKLRRLEQTRAALHRLPADGGGDPVLTALGHAATRMPIPLAAFDELVDGCAADVTGRRYETFEDLHWYCRCVAGSIGRLSLGVFGTAESGVAAPLADALGVALQLTNILRDLVEDRVDGRIYLPAEDLARFGCALELGDGGFTDPPERLTDLVRFEAARAARWYDTGLRLLPLLDRRSAACTAAMAGIYRRLLARIAAEPLAVTRGRVSLPASEKAWVAARALVGRSA
- the hpnE gene encoding hydroxysqualene dehydroxylase HpnE, translating into MTGPTAPPGGGGVCVIGGGLAGITAAIRLADLGLPVTLLESRPELGGATYSFRRHGLTVDTGQHVFLRCYHAYRGLLDRLGTTAGTDLQPRFSVPVVLPGRPPHLLARRRLPAPAHLLPALAGYRLLSPGERLAAVRACAALRHVDPDAPATDRIAFGDWLAAHGQSERAVRRLWDLITVAALNLPSTQASLALAARVFRTGLLEAADAGDIGRPLVPLVDLHAVAARRVLDRLGARVHIRTRVRWIHPEPGGFRVGVGGGELAADAVVLAVPHQTAAALVPPPAAPDAGVWHRLGAAPIVNVHLRYARRITRLTMAAAVDSAAQWIFDRSAPDAGDEQHLVVSLSAADAEIDRPAAELVAAQRHALAELFPAARHTPVRDAFVSREPRATFRQAPGTRAYRPAPTTRLPGLVLAGAWTDTGWPDTMEGAVRSGQEAADILARQLVSRPRHHTEAAR
- a CDS encoding polyprenyl synthetase family protein, giving the protein MTVVRSRSSDQIQTHVEPAIRVLLDRLDAGNRLVAGYQLGYWDADGSPAANQGKGLRPALALLSARAAGADVGAGVPAAAAVELAHNFSLLHDDVMDGDTERRHRPTAWTVFGVGPAILAGDALIGLAYEALVEQPGGHPAAQRLAHDVRALIAGQMADLTFERRDDVTLDECLTMAGNKTAALLAGSCALGALLCGAPAALVDGLSRFGFHLGLAFQLVDDVLGIWGDPRRTGKPVGSDLRARKRSIPVVRALSGGDAAGAALAELYRAPAPLGDDDVARASALVEETGARDWTQQRAWQETERARAELDALELPDDVRGELADVADFITGRDH
- the shc gene encoding squalene--hopene cyclase, producing the protein MTELLSPKTATTADAGRAVGPDGSDASWAALRRARDHLLDLQDEAGWWKGELATNVTMDAEDLMLRQFLGIRTAEQTEETARWIRSQQRPDGSWATFHGGPGDLSTTIEAYLALRLAGDELEATHMASAAAFVRAHGGLAASRVFTRFWLALFGHWPWSRLPAVPPELVLLPSWVPFNVYDFACWARQTIVPLSIVRALRPVRSLGFDVDELRTAAPPSRPPRLRTRPGLLYRLDRMASGYERVARGPVRRHALRRAAEWIVARQEADGSWGGIQPPWVYSLMALHLLGYPLDHPVLRAGLAGLERFTVREETPDGPVRRLEACQSPVWDTALAVIALSDAGLPPGHPALDRAGRWLLDEEIRIRGDWAVRRPNTPVGGWAFEFDNDGYADTDDTAEVIMALRRTGVPAEGAVLRATRWMLGMQCRDGGWAAFDADNTRAILGDLPFCDFGEVIDPPSADVTAHIVEALAAENFGGTAAVRRGVHWLLRHQEPDGSWFGRWGANHVYGTGAVVPALVAAGVRPGHPAIRRAVEWLLAHQNADGGWGEDLRSYRDPAWIGRGESTASQTAWALLALHAAGHGSGEPAGRAVTWLVDTQRPDGGWDEPQFTGTGFPGDFYINYGLYRLVFPISALARILGARGGEVVATVPGIEATVTR
- the ispH gene encoding 4-hydroxy-3-methylbut-2-enyl diphosphate reductase, which produces MRPEASALRRGLGDTDPYGRLTLCRTGTGPRRARSAAARRPAGTGPVAVAGIGGGLAPGLATGDVVVASVVRADPLALDAPQGEVRMPDADLLAAVLRRRGLRVHVGPVVSTDRLADGGARDRLAATGALVADLESAWLLAGCAGRPTACVRVVADTAAGSLYRPTTLGRVRAALRVLPVVAAALTEWAEVAGSVHHVLLASPRSFCAGVERAIAVVEQALDRHGPPVYVRKQIVHNARVVADLQARGAVFVDELDEVPDGAPTVFSAHGVSPAVRQEATERRLPVIDATCPLVTKVHAEARRFAGRGDTVLLVGHEGHEETDGTLGEAPGRIRLVPDPAAAETVQVDDPSRVSYLVQTTLAVDEAAGILDTLRRRFPALAGPASDDICYATTNRQRAITAVAARADLVLVVGSANSSNSRRLVEVAERAGARAHLVDDVSGIDLRWLAGAATVGVTAGASAPPDLVDEVVAALTALGAREVSEHTAAVEDVVFTLPKEVRP
- the hpnH gene encoding adenosyl-hopene transferase HpnH → MPLRQSLRVASYLAGQKIRRRKRFPLLLELEPLFACNLKCAGCGKIQQPANLLKRRMPVEQALAAVEECGAPMVSIAGGEPLMHPEIDKLVAELVRRKKYVFLCTNAVLLPKKIDKFRPSPYFAFTVHIDGLRERHDASVCKDGVFDAAVEAVRDAKRRGFRVTTNTTFFNTDTPQTIIEVLDYLNDDLGVDEMMLSPAYAYEKAPDQEHFLGVTETRELFRKAFSGGRRARWRLNHSPLFLDFLEGKVDFPCTAWAIPSYSLLGWQKPCYLMSDGYASSYRELVEQTDWDSYGRGRDERCANCMAHCGYEPTAVLATMSSLRETMRAARLN
- a CDS encoding SDR family oxidoreductase, which codes for MRLTGAVVLVTGASSGIGAAVVRRLARDGSHVVAAGRDAARLDRLASETGATTLLTDLSRPHAGRELAERALARHARVDVLVNNAGLGWAGPFGGMADPLADELLAVNLRAPIELTRALLPSMCHRGGHLVFVGSIAGRLGVDGEAVYAATKAGLDAFAQSLRLELASRHVAVSMVVPGVVDTPFFARRGQPYRRRIPRPLAPERVADALADAILRDRAEVYVPGWLRLPVAVRGVLPAVYRRLASRFG